From Oscillospiraceae bacterium CM, a single genomic window includes:
- a CDS encoding Crp/Fnr family transcriptional regulator, producing the protein MKNYMDVLKTVRLFKGIEEADLQPLLSCLAAKSVRFEKGQTVFSSGESIEKFGIVLSGQVQVVQDDYYGNRSILGKIDIGNLFGESFACAEIKTLPVSVITTTESELLFIDCHRLAVPCAKACGFHSRLIQNMLSIVSMKNISLTQKIEFTSKRTTREKLLAYLATEAKKSGSSHFCIPFNRQELADYLSVERSAMSAELSKLRDDGVLKFHKNQFDLL; encoded by the coding sequence ATGAAAAATTATATGGATGTGCTGAAAACAGTACGATTATTCAAGGGTATTGAAGAGGCTGATTTACAGCCGCTTTTATCGTGCCTGGCCGCGAAATCGGTTCGTTTTGAGAAAGGTCAAACCGTGTTTTCCAGCGGCGAAAGCATCGAAAAATTCGGCATTGTTCTATCGGGACAGGTCCAGGTCGTTCAGGATGACTATTACGGAAACAGAAGCATACTCGGAAAAATTGACATTGGGAACCTGTTCGGGGAATCCTTTGCCTGCGCGGAAATAAAAACGCTTCCGGTCAGTGTAATCACAACGACCGAAAGTGAACTGCTATTTATCGACTGTCACAGGCTTGCCGTCCCGTGCGCCAAGGCATGTGGTTTTCACAGCAGGCTCATTCAGAATATGTTGAGTATCGTATCCATGAAAAATATATCGCTGACACAGAAAATTGAATTTACCTCAAAACGCACCACCCGTGAAAAGCTCCTGGCCTACCTTGCGACTGAGGCCAAGAAATCGGGAAGCAGTCACTTTTGCATTCCATTCAACCGGCAGGAACTGGCGGACTACCTTTCCGTCGAGCGCAGCGCCATGTCGGCCGAGCTTTCAAAGCTCAGGGATGACGGCGTTCTAAAGTTTCACAAAAACCAGTTCGATCTGTTATAG
- a CDS encoding permease, whose protein sequence is MKVLRKAKENLFILFIAAAYIAMFIINQNMGIASVKNSFYYIKEMIMIMPVIFVLTALLDLWVPKEKIMKYLGKEAKVKGVVLSLALGSISAGPIYAAFPLCVMLHKKGASVRNLVIILSAWAVIKVPMLLNELKFLGFKFMAVRWVLTVIAIVVFSWITAKIVKDDDLPQLKANQSGPSINKSACMGCSLCTKNYPELFEIQNKKASLKTISKEIDQEKLMKAVNACPVKAISFSADEY, encoded by the coding sequence ATGAAGGTTCTGCGAAAAGCAAAAGAAAACCTGTTTATCCTGTTCATCGCGGCAGCTTACATTGCCATGTTTATTATAAACCAGAACATGGGGATTGCCTCTGTCAAGAACAGCTTTTATTATATAAAAGAAATGATTATGATCATGCCGGTCATATTTGTTTTGACTGCTCTCCTGGATTTATGGGTTCCCAAGGAAAAAATCATGAAATATCTTGGAAAAGAAGCAAAAGTAAAAGGCGTCGTTCTTTCTCTTGCGCTTGGAAGTATATCTGCAGGCCCAATCTACGCAGCGTTTCCGCTGTGCGTGATGCTGCATAAGAAAGGCGCTTCAGTCAGAAATCTTGTGATAATATTAAGCGCTTGGGCCGTGATAAAAGTCCCGATGCTATTAAATGAGTTGAAATTCCTGGGATTTAAGTTTATGGCGGTTCGCTGGGTTTTGACTGTCATTGCTATCGTTGTATTTTCATGGATCACAGCGAAAATTGTAAAGGATGATGACCTGCCTCAGCTCAAGGCAAATCAGAGCGGCCCTTCCATCAACAAATCCGCCTGTATGGGGTGCTCTTTGTGTACAAAAAATTACCCGGAGTTATTTGAGATTCAGAACAAAAAGGCTTCTCTCAAAACAATCAGTAAAGAGATCGATCAAGAGAAGCTTATGAAGGCAGTCAACGCATGCCCGGTCAAGGCAATCTCTTTTTCTGCAGATGAATATTAG
- a CDS encoding Crp/Fnr family transcriptional regulator: protein MIIEKIRHIPLLSEMDTAVLDRCVTENQLFVRHYSKGATVHHQHEACSVLDVVLSGKLVAYSLSENGSAITMFEFQKDSIIGANLLFGENTIYPLNIYGVTPCDVLHISKDAVMEFLHEYHFVMRYIKSLSLNSQGMNRKITMLTQKTLRENLMDYLKQQSIIQGSSKIVLPFSKKELADYLGVQRPSLFRELKKMKDEGIIEIGNRTIQL, encoded by the coding sequence ATGATAATTGAGAAAATACGGCATATTCCCTTGCTTTCGGAAATGGATACCGCCGTTTTGGATAGATGTGTTACGGAAAATCAGCTGTTTGTAAGGCATTACTCGAAGGGCGCGACGGTACACCATCAGCATGAAGCCTGTTCTGTGCTCGACGTTGTTTTATCAGGAAAGCTTGTTGCGTATTCCTTGTCGGAAAACGGTTCAGCGATTACAATGTTCGAGTTTCAAAAAGACAGTATCATCGGAGCCAATTTGCTGTTTGGAGAAAACACCATATATCCATTAAATATTTACGGCGTAACACCTTGCGACGTGCTTCATATATCAAAAGATGCGGTTATGGAATTTCTGCATGAATATCACTTTGTCATGCGGTATATAAAATCTTTGTCTCTGAATTCCCAAGGCATGAATCGAAAGATTACGATGCTAACCCAAAAAACGCTGCGTGAGAATTTAATGGACTATCTCAAGCAACAATCCATTATTCAAGGCTCTTCGAAAATCGTCCTCCCTTTCAGTAAAAAAGAACTGGCAGATTACTTGGGCGTTCAACGACCGTCGTTGTTCAGGGAACTGAAAAAAATGAAGGACGAGGGAATCATTGAAATTGGTAACCGTACGATACAGCTATAA
- a CDS encoding transcriptional regulator, giving the protein MQFYEKLDFLMNITRTSNSALGQKIKLDASYISRLRKGQRGALKDIACIKSMAEYFARNGKEDYQRKAMAEALKLSSSAADSGELSKHISKWLIDEQVEDTEYVGSFLAGFSNSNTIQVNPDIFQQLKAKAEYPQEDISVYYGVDGKRQAALYFLSEVIAQSKPQTLLLFSDETTDWMTADRDFASQWASLMVQLLSKGNRIKIIHTVSRDLDEMLNAISQWMPLYMTGLIEPYFYPKKRDGIFKKTLFISPGVTAVISSSIGNSIEHAANMLIRNGKMISTYAEEFNQYLSLCKPLMRTFTVKDKEAYLNTLIEYEKEKSNSIIKTESLSILTMPDNIVSGIIARIGNKDVDYNNIRDQRTRLFENNLKVNSCAEIINLFDADYAKSGKIKVAFSEMLLGDTVYYTLEEYILHLEYILLLLEKYENFHVYFTNGETEAQYIVYAREELGAIVAKTSTPPVVLAINEANLATAFWDFLRSMIAEKPYQYPNNKESAKMLADYIQRIKQSQE; this is encoded by the coding sequence ATGCAGTTTTATGAAAAACTTGATTTTCTTATGAATATAACAAGAACAAGCAATAGCGCGCTAGGGCAGAAGATTAAACTGGATGCATCCTATATCAGTCGCCTTCGAAAAGGGCAGCGGGGCGCATTAAAAGATATCGCCTGCATAAAGTCTATGGCTGAGTACTTTGCGAGAAACGGCAAAGAGGATTATCAGCGCAAAGCTATGGCCGAAGCGCTAAAACTTAGTTCTTCTGCGGCAGACAGTGGGGAGCTTTCTAAACATATATCAAAATGGCTGATTGATGAACAGGTGGAAGATACGGAATACGTCGGGAGTTTTCTTGCCGGGTTTTCAAATTCCAATACCATACAAGTAAATCCAGATATTTTTCAACAGTTGAAAGCAAAAGCCGAATATCCGCAAGAAGATATTTCTGTTTACTATGGCGTGGATGGAAAGCGTCAAGCAGCCTTATATTTTCTTTCTGAAGTAATTGCACAAAGCAAGCCTCAGACTTTGCTGTTATTTAGTGATGAGACAACCGACTGGATGACGGCAGATCGTGATTTCGCATCGCAATGGGCTTCCTTGATGGTACAACTGCTTTCTAAAGGAAACAGGATAAAAATCATTCATACAGTTAGTCGTGACCTGGATGAAATGTTGAACGCAATAAGTCAATGGATGCCCCTTTACATGACTGGGTTGATTGAGCCGTATTTCTATCCCAAAAAGAGGGATGGAATATTCAAAAAAACACTGTTTATTTCCCCCGGTGTCACCGCTGTTATTTCGAGCTCTATTGGAAATTCGATCGAGCACGCTGCAAATATGCTTATAAGAAACGGCAAAATGATTAGTACATATGCTGAAGAGTTCAACCAGTATTTGAGCCTCTGTAAACCGCTAATGCGAACATTTACTGTTAAAGACAAAGAGGCGTATTTAAATACTTTAATTGAATATGAAAAAGAAAAAAGTAATTCCATTATAAAAACAGAATCACTATCCATTCTGACAATGCCTGACAACATAGTTTCAGGGATAATTGCCCGTATCGGAAATAAAGATGTTGATTACAATAATATACGGGATCAAAGAACACGGCTTTTCGAAAACAATTTAAAGGTCAACTCATGTGCGGAGATCATAAATCTTTTTGACGCTGATTATGCCAAGAGCGGGAAAATTAAAGTTGCTTTTTCGGAGATGTTGCTCGGAGATACAGTCTACTACACTTTGGAGGAATATATCCTGCATCTAGAATACATATTGCTTCTCCTCGAGAAATATGAAAATTTCCATGTTTATTTCACAAATGGAGAAACAGAAGCCCAGTATATCGTATATGCAAGAGAAGAGCTTGGCGCAATAGTCGCTAAAACATCTACTCCTCCAGTTGTTTTGGCAATTAATGAGGCTAACTTAGCAACTGCCTTTTGGGATTTTTTGCGCAGTATGATCGCAGAAAAACCATATCAATACCCAAATAATAAAGAATCTGCAAAAATGTTGGCTGATTATATTCAGCGTATAAAGCAAAGCCAAGAATGA
- a CDS encoding permease, translating to MDVLTLAMWIGTAIFLMFSFAKDKGKTKQALKMAFGMGKGMLGSILSIIFLIGLILTVFPPENIAEFVGKQSVLLATVIAAAFGAITLIPAFIAFPLVGTLVHAGVGIVPSVAFLTTLTMVGIVTFPLERREFGLKFTAVRNGLSFIFAIIIALVMGVIV from the coding sequence ATGGATGTATTGACTTTGGCAATGTGGATCGGAACCGCCATATTCCTAATGTTTTCTTTTGCCAAGGATAAGGGAAAAACAAAGCAGGCCCTCAAAATGGCGTTTGGCATGGGCAAAGGAATGCTGGGCAGTATTTTGTCCATTATTTTTTTGATTGGTTTGATCTTGACTGTATTCCCGCCTGAAAACATTGCCGAATTCGTCGGTAAGCAGTCGGTACTTTTGGCCACTGTAATTGCTGCCGCGTTCGGAGCAATTACCTTGATTCCGGCATTTATCGCTTTCCCGCTTGTCGGTACGCTTGTGCACGCAGGCGTGGGGATAGTTCCCTCCGTCGCTTTTCTGACAACGCTTACGATGGTCGGTATCGTCACATTTCCGCTGGAAAGGCGTGAGTTTGGCTTAAAATTTACCGCCGTGAGAAACGGGCTGAGTTTTATATTTGCGATTATTATTGCGCTTGTTATGGGGGTGATTGTATGA
- a CDS encoding recombinase family protein, which yields MNYIRELKDMGISIYFENENIDTLTPGGEVLITILAAMAEQESRTMSTNIKWTYQKKFKNGEVVLNTGLMLGYTKVGDGEYVINEEEAKIVRRIYREYLAGITVTQICRGLESDAILTKLGKKHWHSNVVISILGNEKYTGNAILGKTFKPDVLSKYRQKNKGQAPMYYAEGTHPAIIDKEMYEMAKKEMQRRRDDRNNAIGSSRYTSKYPLSGLLICGICGHRLRRHVRTVGSGAKVPAWGCANRIENGRNVCNSHHINEDQLQRTYLAAIREMIDSAEEIVSAVCESAGLIMEPDNRNALNKVEQQIIDLQAAALELHKAKQRMAISEADCAAQVRSYKEQMDALEEKQAVLQTTGIRYAEVRAWLAAFEEHIKTGAIMNVHDGIIMKQMVEQIIIGDTSMEIHFQCGVVIEQDYTE from the coding sequence TTGAACTATATCCGTGAACTGAAAGACATGGGGATCAGCATATACTTCGAAAATGAGAATATAGACACGCTAACACCTGGAGGCGAGGTCTTAATTACCATACTGGCAGCAATGGCGGAACAGGAATCCCGCACGATGAGCACTAATATAAAATGGACGTACCAAAAGAAATTCAAAAACGGTGAGGTCGTCCTCAATACTGGACTGATGCTCGGATACACGAAAGTCGGCGACGGCGAATATGTAATCAACGAAGAAGAGGCCAAGATCGTTCGGCGAATTTACCGCGAATACCTTGCAGGGATTACAGTAACACAGATATGTAGAGGGCTGGAATCGGACGCTATACTGACAAAGCTTGGTAAAAAGCATTGGCACAGCAACGTGGTAATAAGTATCCTAGGCAACGAAAAATACACCGGCAACGCGATCCTCGGGAAAACTTTCAAGCCTGATGTGCTCTCAAAATACAGGCAAAAGAACAAAGGACAAGCCCCGATGTACTACGCAGAAGGAACGCACCCGGCCATAATCGATAAAGAGATGTATGAAATGGCAAAGAAAGAGATGCAACGACGAAGAGATGATAGGAACAACGCGATTGGCAGCAGTCGATACACCAGTAAATACCCGTTAAGCGGCCTGCTAATATGTGGGATCTGCGGCCATAGGCTTAGACGCCATGTGCGTACAGTAGGAAGCGGCGCCAAGGTGCCGGCGTGGGGCTGTGCCAATAGAATCGAAAATGGTAGAAACGTCTGCAATTCGCACCATATTAATGAAGATCAGCTGCAGCGTACATACCTCGCAGCGATCAGAGAGATGATCGACAGCGCAGAGGAAATCGTGAGCGCCGTGTGTGAAAGCGCAGGTTTAATCATGGAGCCAGATAACCGCAATGCTCTCAATAAGGTTGAACAGCAGATCATCGACCTGCAGGCAGCGGCGTTGGAGCTGCACAAGGCAAAGCAGCGGATGGCAATCAGTGAGGCAGACTGCGCAGCTCAGGTACGGAGCTACAAAGAGCAGATGGATGCGCTTGAAGAGAAGCAAGCTGTGCTGCAGACAACAGGCATTCGGTACGCCGAAGTCAGAGCATGGCTGGCTGCTTTCGAGGAACACATCAAAACCGGTGCAATCATGAACGTACATGACGGAATCATTATGAAGCAGATGGTCGAGCAGATCATCATCGGTGACACCAGCATGGAGATTCACTTCCAATGCGGCGTCGTAATAGAGCAGGACTATACAGAGTAA